In Vibrio diazotrophicus, the following proteins share a genomic window:
- the yjgA gene encoding ribosome biogenesis factor YjgA, which translates to MARKNQKAPWEEEEEIIWVSKTEMKNDMTALQKLGEELVGLKSSQLSKIPMPEDLLLAIKDAQRFNMEARRRQLQYIGKMMRTIDPEPIQAALDKLRNKHSQNTAVLHKLEQMRDRIVEQGDDAINDAMVLYPEMDRQRLRQLARQAKKEKEANKPPKASREIFQVLKEHNDASIL; encoded by the coding sequence ATGGCACGTAAAAACCAAAAAGCTCCTTGGGAAGAAGAAGAGGAGATCATTTGGGTTAGTAAAACCGAAATGAAAAATGACATGACTGCGCTGCAAAAGCTCGGTGAAGAACTGGTTGGTTTGAAATCATCACAGTTATCAAAAATACCGATGCCTGAAGATTTGCTACTGGCAATCAAAGATGCGCAACGTTTCAACATGGAAGCTAGACGTCGTCAACTGCAATACATCGGTAAAATGATGCGTACTATCGATCCTGAGCCAATCCAAGCGGCGCTGGACAAATTACGCAACAAACACTCACAAAATACTGCGGTATTACACAAGCTTGAGCAGATGCGTGATCGTATCGTTGAGCAAGGTGATGATGCTATTAACGACGCAATGGTTTTATATCCAGAAATGGATCGCCAACGCTTACGTCAACTTGCTCGCCAAGCGAAGAAAGAGAAAGAAGCGAATAAGCCACCAAAAGCGTCTCGTGAAATCTTCCAAGTATTGAAAGAACATAACGACGCATCAATTTTGTAA
- the kdsC gene encoding 3-deoxy-manno-octulosonate-8-phosphatase KdsC, whose protein sequence is MAQTVETLYGKVDASILAIAKEIKLLICDVDGVFSDGLVYMGNDGEELKTFHTRDGYGVKSLMNAGIEVAIITGRQSKIVENRMNALGIKLIYQGQDDKVKAYNDICQKLAIEPQHTGYIGDDLIDWPVMEKVALKVCVADGHPLLAKRANYVTTINGGRGAVREVCDLILQARNELDVHKGLSI, encoded by the coding sequence ATGGCTCAGACTGTCGAAACGCTTTATGGCAAGGTTGACGCTTCTATTCTTGCTATCGCAAAAGAGATAAAACTGCTAATTTGCGATGTCGATGGTGTGTTTTCCGATGGCTTAGTCTATATGGGCAATGATGGCGAAGAACTGAAGACATTCCACACCCGTGATGGCTATGGCGTAAAATCACTGATGAATGCGGGAATTGAAGTCGCCATCATAACTGGTCGCCAATCAAAAATCGTTGAAAACCGCATGAATGCGCTTGGTATAAAACTTATTTACCAAGGCCAAGACGATAAAGTGAAAGCGTACAACGATATTTGCCAAAAATTAGCCATAGAACCGCAACATACAGGCTATATTGGTGATGACTTAATCGATTGGCCAGTAATGGAAAAAGTAGCGCTTAAAGTCTGTGTTGCTGACGGGCATCCGCTGCTTGCCAAACGCGCTAACTATGTAACAACAATTAACGGTGGACGTGGCGCAGTGCGTGAAGTGTGTGATTTGATTCTACAAGCACGTAACGAGTTGGACGTTCATAAAGGCTTAAGTATATGA
- the rapZ gene encoding RNase adapter RapZ — MRLIVVSGQSGAGKSVALRVLEDLGYYCVDNLPVVLLDSFIQSVKGSKQNVAVSIDIRNLPKEPTLVEDILQQLKQNNDVSVLFLDASKETLLKRYSETRRIHPLSLSNKKPTLEQAIELEKRLLEPLKEQADLLLDSTGKSLHDLSETVRMRIEGRGRKDLVMVFESFGFKYGLPSDADYVFDVRFLPNPHWQPELRPLTGLDAPIKSFLESHKEVIELKQQIQHFFEYWLPLLEKNNRSYLTIAIGCTGGKHRSVYLTQQLGEYFSLLGHQVQIRHTSLEKNHS, encoded by the coding sequence ATGCGTTTAATCGTTGTTAGTGGTCAATCCGGCGCAGGCAAAAGCGTTGCGCTGAGAGTTTTGGAAGATTTGGGTTATTACTGCGTTGATAACCTGCCTGTTGTGCTATTGGATTCATTTATCCAATCGGTAAAAGGCAGTAAGCAAAACGTTGCCGTCAGTATCGACATTCGAAACCTACCAAAAGAACCGACATTGGTTGAAGATATCCTTCAGCAACTCAAGCAAAACAACGATGTGAGCGTATTGTTTCTCGATGCAAGCAAAGAGACGTTACTCAAACGCTACAGCGAAACTCGCCGTATCCATCCCCTTTCACTCAGTAACAAGAAGCCAACATTAGAACAAGCCATTGAGCTTGAAAAACGCTTGTTGGAGCCTCTGAAAGAACAAGCAGATTTACTGTTAGACAGCACAGGTAAATCGCTGCACGATCTGAGTGAAACGGTCAGAATGCGTATCGAAGGCCGAGGTCGTAAAGACCTAGTGATGGTGTTTGAGTCTTTTGGCTTTAAATACGGCTTACCGAGTGATGCCGATTACGTGTTCGACGTTCGCTTTTTACCGAACCCTCATTGGCAGCCTGAGCTTCGCCCGTTGACAGGGTTAGATGCTCCGATTAAATCTTTTTTAGAGAGCCATAAAGAAGTGATTGAACTAAAACAGCAGATTCAGCACTTCTTTGAGTATTGGCTTCCACTGTTAGAGAAAAATAACCGCAGTTACCTAACCATTGCCATTGGTTGTACTGGCGGTAAACACCGCTCCGTTTATTTGACGCAACAACTGGGAGAATACTTCTCACTGTTGGGTCATCAAGTACAAATTCGCCATACTTCACTGGAAAAAAATCACTCATAG
- the mgtE gene encoding magnesium transporter translates to MAEQIEFDQAHNTLQEITEALENGRFVHVRRQLQDMEPEDIAHLLEASPRKARNVLWQLTDPEDYGEILDELNEDVKDALVSKMAPEKLAEATEGMDTDDVAYVLRSLPDDLSREVLDQMDSADRLRVETALSYPEDTAGGLMNTDVITIRGDVDVDVVLRYLRMKGELPEATDALYVIDSESRLIGHLSLTALLTAQVDVSVSDIMEDADEAIKVDTKDSDVASLFERRNWVSAPVVDENQHLVGRITIDDVVDVIREDAEHSMMSMAGMDDDEDTFAPVVQSARKRSIWLGANVLAALAAASVSNMFEATLDQMAAIAVLMTIVPSMGGVAGNQTVALVIRGLALGHIGDSNKRELLLKEASIGFLNGILWALIIGAIVVAWKGEWMLGGIISAAMMTNLFVAGVAGVMIPVILKKMNIDPALAGGMALTTITDVVGLSVFLGLATLFI, encoded by the coding sequence ATGGCCGAGCAAATCGAGTTTGACCAAGCACATAACACCCTCCAAGAAATCACAGAAGCATTAGAAAATGGTCGCTTCGTCCATGTCCGTAGACAACTACAAGACATGGAGCCAGAAGACATTGCACATCTACTTGAAGCCTCGCCTCGCAAAGCACGTAACGTACTGTGGCAACTGACCGATCCTGAAGATTACGGTGAAATTCTTGATGAACTAAACGAAGACGTCAAAGATGCCCTCGTATCGAAAATGGCGCCTGAGAAACTGGCAGAAGCAACCGAAGGCATGGACACTGATGATGTCGCCTATGTTCTTCGTAGCTTACCTGACGATCTCTCTCGCGAAGTTCTCGATCAGATGGACTCCGCTGACCGTCTGCGTGTAGAAACGGCGCTGTCCTACCCTGAAGATACCGCTGGCGGCTTGATGAACACCGACGTTATCACCATCCGTGGTGATGTTGATGTCGATGTTGTATTACGTTACCTGAGAATGAAAGGTGAACTTCCAGAAGCCACCGATGCTCTTTATGTTATCGACTCGGAAAGCCGTCTAATTGGCCACCTATCGTTAACAGCGCTGCTCACCGCTCAAGTAGATGTGTCTGTCAGCGATATTATGGAAGACGCAGACGAAGCGATTAAAGTCGATACAAAAGACTCAGATGTAGCAAGCCTGTTCGAACGTCGTAACTGGGTCTCAGCACCTGTGGTTGATGAAAACCAGCATCTTGTTGGCCGTATCACCATCGATGACGTGGTTGACGTTATCCGTGAAGATGCAGAGCACTCGATGATGAGTATGGCCGGTATGGATGACGACGAAGATACCTTCGCTCCTGTTGTTCAATCCGCTCGTAAACGCAGTATATGGCTTGGTGCGAACGTATTAGCGGCATTAGCGGCAGCTTCTGTATCAAACATGTTTGAAGCCACTTTGGACCAAATGGCGGCGATTGCCGTGTTGATGACCATTGTGCCGTCGATGGGCGGTGTGGCCGGTAACCAGACTGTAGCACTGGTCATTCGTGGCTTAGCTTTAGGTCATATCGGTGACAGTAACAAACGCGAGTTATTACTCAAAGAAGCCTCTATCGGATTTCTAAACGGTATCCTTTGGGCTCTGATCATTGGTGCCATTGTCGTCGCTTGGAAAGGTGAATGGATGTTGGGTGGCATTATCTCAGCAGCCATGATGACCAATCTCTTCGTGGCAGGTGTCGCAGGTGTAATGATTCCAGTTATACTGAAGAAAATGAACATCGACCCAGCACTGGCTGGCGGTATGGCACTGACCACCATTACCGATGTGGTTGGCTTATCGGTATTTTTAGGTTTAGCTACCCTTTTTATCTGA
- the ptsN gene encoding PTS IIA-like nitrogen regulatory protein PtsN, translated as MQLSEVLSLSCTKSAVQCSSKKRALEIISEIAAEYTGQNATELFECMLSREKMGSTGIGNGIAIPHARMASSDNAVAVLLQCEEPIEFDSIDNRPVDLLFALLVPEEQCKEHLKTLSCMAERLNDKQTLKQLRNAQSDEELYNIMVQPPMVQ; from the coding sequence ATGCAATTAAGCGAAGTACTTTCATTGAGCTGCACAAAAAGTGCAGTTCAATGCTCTAGTAAAAAAAGAGCCCTAGAAATCATCAGCGAAATCGCTGCAGAATACACCGGACAAAATGCAACTGAACTATTCGAATGCATGCTCAGCCGTGAAAAGATGGGCAGTACCGGTATTGGTAATGGCATAGCCATTCCACATGCCCGAATGGCATCAAGTGATAACGCTGTTGCGGTATTACTTCAATGTGAAGAACCTATCGAATTTGATTCTATCGATAATCGTCCTGTTGACCTTCTATTTGCACTACTTGTTCCTGAAGAACAATGCAAAGAGCATTTGAAAACCCTTTCCTGCATGGCGGAGCGCTTGAACGACAAACAAACGTTAAAACAGCTTCGCAACGCTCAAAGCGACGAAGAGCTGTACAACATAATGGTTCAGCCACCAATGGTTCAATAA
- a CDS encoding RNA polymerase factor sigma-54, with product MKPSLQLKLGQQLAMTPQLQQAIRLLQLSTLDLQQEIQEALDSNPLLDVEEPGDELSSVESLTNSHEEKDNSADILEIEPQDSSELIEKSEISAELEIDTTWDDVYSANTGSTGIALDDDMPVYQGETTQTLQDYLLWQLDLTPFSENDHSIALALIDAIDDYGYLTVSLEDIQENFHSEEIELDEIEAVRKRIQQFDPLGVASLNLQDCLLLQLATYPKDTPWLDSAKQILANHIDQLGNRDYKLILKETKLKEEDLREVLQLIQQLDPRPGSRIATEHAEYVIPDVSVYKEHGKWIVTINPDSVPKLKVNQQYANLGRGNSADSNYIRTNLQEAKWLIKSLESRNETLLKVAKCIVEHQRDFFEYGEEAMKPMVLNDVALAVEMHESTISRVTTQKYMHTPRGIFELKYFFSSHVSTDNGGECSSTAIRALIKKLVAAETPAKPLSDSKIAALLADQGIQVARRTIAKYRESLGIAPSSQRKRLL from the coding sequence ATGAAACCCTCATTACAGCTTAAGTTAGGCCAACAGTTAGCTATGACACCACAGTTGCAGCAAGCCATTCGCTTATTGCAACTGTCAACACTTGATCTGCAACAAGAGATCCAAGAGGCGTTGGATTCAAATCCCCTATTGGATGTTGAAGAACCAGGAGATGAGCTGTCATCGGTTGAAAGCTTGACGAACAGTCATGAGGAAAAAGATAACAGTGCCGATATCTTAGAGATTGAACCTCAAGATAGTTCTGAACTGATTGAAAAATCCGAAATCAGCGCAGAATTGGAAATCGACACTACGTGGGATGACGTATACAGCGCGAATACAGGTAGCACAGGTATCGCATTAGATGATGATATGCCTGTGTACCAAGGCGAAACGACACAAACACTGCAAGACTATCTTTTGTGGCAACTCGATCTTACGCCCTTCAGCGAAAACGATCACTCAATTGCTCTCGCGTTAATCGATGCCATTGACGACTACGGTTATCTCACCGTTTCTTTAGAAGATATCCAAGAGAACTTCCACAGCGAAGAAATTGAACTAGACGAAATTGAAGCAGTACGAAAGCGTATTCAACAGTTTGATCCACTCGGAGTTGCTTCTCTAAACCTCCAAGATTGCCTACTCTTACAATTGGCAACCTACCCTAAAGATACTCCTTGGTTAGACAGTGCTAAACAAATATTGGCTAATCATATCGATCAACTTGGTAATCGCGATTACAAACTCATATTGAAAGAGACTAAACTCAAAGAAGAGGACTTACGCGAAGTGCTTCAACTGATTCAACAGTTGGATCCACGACCAGGTAGCCGCATTGCCACTGAGCACGCAGAGTACGTCATTCCAGACGTTTCAGTGTACAAAGAGCATGGCAAATGGATTGTCACCATCAATCCAGACAGCGTTCCAAAATTGAAAGTGAACCAGCAGTACGCAAACCTTGGACGCGGTAACAGTGCAGACAGCAACTATATCCGCACCAATTTGCAAGAGGCAAAATGGTTAATCAAAAGCTTAGAAAGTCGAAACGAGACTTTGCTCAAAGTTGCCAAATGCATAGTTGAACACCAGCGTGATTTCTTTGAATATGGCGAAGAAGCCATGAAGCCGATGGTCCTAAATGACGTCGCTTTAGCCGTGGAAATGCATGAATCAACCATTTCTCGTGTTACGACACAGAAATATATGCATACCCCACGAGGTATATTTGAACTGAAGTACTTTTTCTCTAGTCACGTCAGCACTGACAATGGTGGAGAATGTTCATCTACCGCGATTCGTGCACTGATCAAAAAACTGGTTGCTGCGGAAACCCCAGCAAAACCGTTGAGTGACAGTAAGATCGCGGCTCTACTTGCTGATCAGGGGATTCAGGTCGCAAGACGAACGATTGCGAAATACCGTGAATCTTTGGGAATAGCCCCCTCTAGTCAGCGTAAACGCCTGCTTTAA
- a CDS encoding KpsF/GutQ family sugar-phosphate isomerase — translation MSNNFDYRSVAQQVLTTEIEALQQLDQYINDNFVRACEMMLDNKNGKVVVMGIGKSGHIGKKIAATLASTGTSAFFVHPGEASHGDLGMIEHGDIVLAISNSGESAEILSLFPVLKRLNNRIISMTGNPQSNMAKLSDIHLQITVPKEACPLGLAPTSSTTATLVMGDALAVALLQARGFTAEDFALSHPGGALGRKLLMKLADIMHFGEALPKVKPTALVREALLEISQKGLGMTAVTDEDDHLIGIFTDGDLRRILDKRIDIHTATISEVMTKNPTVASPNLLAVEGLNLMQEKRINGLMLVEDGKVVGALNMHDLLKAGVM, via the coding sequence ATGTCTAATAACTTTGACTACCGCAGTGTTGCTCAGCAAGTTCTGACAACGGAAATCGAAGCATTACAGCAGCTAGATCAATACATCAATGACAACTTTGTCCGCGCCTGTGAAATGATGCTGGACAATAAAAATGGCAAAGTTGTGGTGATGGGTATTGGTAAATCCGGCCATATTGGTAAAAAAATAGCGGCGACACTTGCCAGTACTGGCACTTCAGCATTTTTTGTTCATCCCGGAGAAGCATCTCACGGCGATTTGGGTATGATCGAACACGGTGACATCGTTTTAGCGATATCAAACTCAGGGGAGTCAGCTGAAATTCTCTCTCTGTTTCCGGTGCTAAAACGATTAAATAACCGCATTATCAGTATGACAGGTAACCCTCAGTCAAACATGGCAAAACTGTCTGATATTCATCTACAAATTACGGTTCCAAAAGAAGCTTGCCCTCTTGGTTTAGCTCCGACATCCAGCACCACAGCAACTTTGGTGATGGGTGATGCATTAGCTGTCGCATTATTGCAGGCTCGTGGATTTACTGCGGAAGACTTTGCGCTTTCTCACCCAGGTGGTGCCTTAGGCCGTAAACTGCTAATGAAACTGGCCGACATCATGCATTTCGGTGAAGCTCTGCCAAAAGTAAAACCAACAGCATTGGTCAGAGAAGCACTGTTAGAAATCAGCCAGAAAGGCTTAGGAATGACAGCGGTAACCGATGAAGACGATCATCTTATCGGCATCTTTACTGATGGCGATTTACGTCGAATTCTTGATAAACGCATTGATATCCATACCGCAACCATCAGTGAAGTAATGACGAAGAACCCGACTGTGGCTTCACCAAACTTGCTGGCTGTTGAAGGTCTAAACCTGATGCAGGAAAAGCGCATTAACGGCTTAATGCTGGTGGAAGATGGTAAAGTGGTGGGCGCATTAAACATGCATGACTTGCTTAAAGCAGGGGTGATGTAA
- a CDS encoding HPr family phosphocarrier protein — MPQSSRTVLIQNRLGLHARAAVKLVELAQSFDAILTIQSQEGKEATADSVMGLLMLESAQGQNVTISAEGSQAEQALDAVCHLIEDKFDEDE, encoded by the coding sequence ATGCCGCAATCTAGCCGTACTGTTCTTATCCAGAATCGCCTTGGTTTACACGCACGAGCGGCAGTCAAACTAGTGGAGTTAGCACAATCCTTCGATGCCATTTTGACCATTCAAAGCCAAGAGGGCAAAGAAGCAACGGCAGACAGTGTGATGGGACTGCTAATGCTGGAATCAGCACAAGGTCAGAACGTAACCATTTCAGCCGAAGGTTCACAAGCAGAACAAGCCCTCGATGCCGTTTGCCATCTAATTGAAGATAAATTCGACGAAGACGAATAA
- the hpf gene encoding ribosome hibernation promoting factor, with protein sequence MQINIQGHHIDLTDSMQDYVHSKFEKLERFFDHINSIQVILRVEKLHQIAEATLHVNQGEIHATADNENMYAAIDGLVDKLVRQLNKHKEKLSSH encoded by the coding sequence ATGCAAATCAATATCCAAGGCCATCACATTGATCTTACCGATTCAATGCAAGACTATGTTCACTCCAAATTCGAAAAACTAGAACGCTTTTTTGATCATATAAACAGCATTCAAGTGATTTTACGTGTTGAAAAATTGCACCAGATCGCCGAAGCTACGCTCCACGTAAATCAAGGGGAAATCCACGCCACTGCGGACAACGAAAATATGTACGCAGCGATAGATGGCCTGGTGGATAAACTCGTTAGACAACTCAACAAGCATAAAGAAAAGCTAAGTAGCCATTAA
- the lptB gene encoding LPS export ABC transporter ATP-binding protein has protein sequence MAILKAEHLAKSYKKRKVVSDVSLKVESGQIVGLLGPNGAGKTTSFYMIVGLVARDEGTISIDDKDISILPMHSRSRMGIGYLPQEASIFRKLSVEDNIMAVLQTREELSREERQDKLEDLLDEFHIQHIRSSAGMALSGGERRRVEIARALAANPQFILLDEPFAGVDPISVIDIKKIIEHLRDRGLGVLITDHNVRETLDVCEKAYIVSQGQLIAEGTPQEVLNNEQVKQVYLGEQFRL, from the coding sequence ATGGCGATCCTAAAAGCAGAACATTTAGCGAAAAGCTACAAAAAAAGAAAAGTCGTCTCTGACGTAAGCCTAAAAGTAGAATCAGGCCAGATTGTTGGATTACTAGGGCCGAACGGTGCCGGAAAAACAACCTCTTTCTACATGATTGTAGGCTTGGTAGCTCGTGACGAAGGTACCATCAGTATTGATGATAAAGACATCAGTATTTTACCAATGCATAGCCGTTCTCGTATGGGAATTGGTTATTTGCCACAAGAAGCGTCCATCTTCCGCAAACTTTCAGTGGAAGATAACATCATGGCCGTATTGCAAACACGTGAAGAATTGAGCCGAGAAGAACGTCAAGACAAGCTTGAAGATCTGCTCGACGAATTCCACATTCAGCATATCCGAAGCAGTGCAGGTATGGCATTGTCTGGTGGTGAGCGTCGTCGTGTTGAAATTGCCCGTGCTTTGGCTGCAAATCCGCAATTTATTTTGCTGGATGAACCCTTCGCCGGTGTTGACCCTATTTCCGTTATCGACATTAAAAAAATCATTGAACACTTAAGAGATCGTGGACTGGGAGTCCTGATCACTGACCACAACGTACGGGAAACTCTGGACGTATGTGAAAAGGCTTATATTGTAAGTCAAGGGCAGCTCATCGCTGAAGGAACGCCGCAGGAAGTGCTGAACAACGAACAAGTTAAGCAGGTATATCTCGGTGAACAATTCCGTCTATGA
- the lptA gene encoding lipopolysaccharide transport periplasmic protein LptA, with protein sequence MKLSHLSLIACLLTSGQALALSTDSQQPVYIDSDSQQLDMKSNRVTFLGDVKLKQGSININADKLIVIRDAKTGQIEEIEGYGDVATFSQLTDDGKTLYGEAKELYYKMAADELTMVDKALLSQDDSEIRGNKIRYQISSQKLIADGNGGGRVSTVLQPQAAPKE encoded by the coding sequence ATGAAACTCTCACACCTTAGTCTTATTGCTTGCTTACTGACTTCTGGTCAGGCTCTTGCTCTATCAACCGATAGCCAGCAACCTGTGTACATTGACTCTGACAGCCAACAGTTAGATATGAAAAGTAACCGAGTTACTTTCCTTGGCGATGTAAAGCTGAAACAGGGCAGCATTAATATCAACGCTGATAAGTTGATCGTCATTCGTGATGCAAAAACCGGACAAATTGAAGAAATAGAAGGCTATGGTGATGTAGCAACTTTTTCTCAGCTGACTGACGATGGAAAAACACTGTACGGTGAAGCAAAAGAGCTGTATTACAAAATGGCTGCCGATGAGTTGACCATGGTAGATAAAGCCTTACTGTCTCAAGATGACAGTGAAATTCGTGGTAACAAAATTCGCTACCAAATTTCATCGCAAAAACTTATTGCTGACGGCAATGGCGGTGGTCGAGTATCCACTGTTCTTCAGCCACAAGCAGCACCAAAAGAATAA
- the pmbA gene encoding metalloprotease PmbA, with translation MDVKQQVAMQRTELEAAVAKALEMASASADAAEVAITKSTGLSVSTRMCEVENVEFNSDGALGITVYRGQRKGSASTSDLSEKAIQQTVMAALDIAKYTSEDPFAGPAPKEMMVKEIPDLDLFHPNSIDPDSAAKIAIAAEQAALNVSDRIKQSDGASYDSHYGVKVYGNSHGLLGSYASSRHSISCCVIGEGKNGEMERDYSYTVARHCDDLWSPEVVGKDAAEKTVSRLDAQKLKTGKFPVMFAANVATGLLGHLVMAISGGNLYRKSSFLLDHLGKQILPSWFNVSERPHILRGLASSPFDSEGVRTVDTEIITDGVLSTYLLTSYAARKMGMTPTGHAGGIHNCFVKSTGQNFQQMLKELGTGLLVTEVMGQGVNVVTGDYSRGAAGFWVENGVIQYPVSEITIAGNLKDMFNQIVAVGSDVETRSQIQTGSILLESMKVAGE, from the coding sequence ATGGATGTAAAACAGCAAGTCGCTATGCAGCGTACCGAACTTGAAGCCGCAGTTGCGAAAGCGCTAGAGATGGCATCAGCCAGTGCAGATGCAGCTGAAGTTGCCATTACCAAGAGCACTGGTTTAAGTGTTTCTACTCGCATGTGCGAAGTAGAGAATGTTGAATTTAATAGTGATGGTGCTTTAGGTATCACTGTATATCGTGGGCAACGTAAAGGCAGCGCCTCAACTTCTGACTTGAGTGAAAAAGCGATTCAGCAGACGGTAATGGCTGCTTTAGATATCGCGAAATACACGTCGGAAGATCCATTCGCTGGACCAGCACCTAAAGAGATGATGGTAAAAGAGATCCCTGATTTAGATCTGTTTCACCCCAATTCGATTGATCCAGACAGCGCGGCTAAGATTGCAATAGCCGCTGAGCAAGCCGCACTGAATGTTAGCGACAGAATCAAACAAAGTGATGGTGCAAGTTATGACAGCCATTACGGCGTTAAAGTGTACGGAAACAGTCACGGCCTGCTGGGTAGTTATGCGTCCAGTCGTCACAGTATTAGTTGCTGTGTGATTGGTGAAGGCAAAAATGGTGAGATGGAACGCGATTACAGCTACACCGTAGCTCGTCATTGCGATGATTTGTGGTCTCCAGAAGTCGTGGGTAAAGATGCGGCTGAGAAAACCGTAAGCCGACTAGATGCGCAGAAATTGAAAACAGGTAAGTTCCCTGTGATGTTTGCAGCCAATGTGGCTACGGGACTGCTTGGTCACTTAGTGATGGCTATCAGCGGCGGCAACCTATACCGTAAGTCATCATTCTTACTTGATCACTTAGGTAAACAAATTCTTCCTAGCTGGTTTAACGTTTCAGAACGCCCCCATATTCTGCGAGGTCTTGCGTCGAGTCCGTTTGACAGTGAAGGGGTGAGAACCGTTGATACAGAAATCATCACTGACGGTGTGCTTTCAACTTATCTTCTCACCAGCTACGCGGCGAGAAAAATGGGGATGACACCAACAGGTCATGCTGGTGGTATTCACAACTGCTTTGTGAAATCGACAGGGCAGAACTTTCAGCAAATGCTGAAAGAGCTTGGTACCGGTCTGCTAGTGACAGAAGTCATGGGGCAAGGCGTGAATGTTGTCACTGGTGACTATTCTCGCGGTGCGGCTGGTTTTTGGGTTGAAAACGGAGTGATTCAGTATCCGGTATCGGAAATCACCATTGCTGGTAATCTGAAAGATATGTTTAATCAGATTGTGGCTGTGGGTAGCGATGTAGAAACGCGTTCGCAAATCCAGACGGGTTCTATTTTGCTTGAGTCGATGAAAGTCGCAGGCGAGTAA
- the lptC gene encoding LPS export ABC transporter periplasmic protein LptC, protein MSLSRILYTILLFVASWSAYYLFDKEQTADIQVAPNLELPMFSGINLDNVSYNESGVRSYVITSTHLDHYAKSGNTIFDTPILKIYREGSNQEWEITAKRGILAKDNVLTLYDDVIVKNLLDDSGFDKLTTTRMSIHLKNRDFWADNPVDLNGPQFETNGQAMKGNFGDHSAVLYNHVQGRYETLTP, encoded by the coding sequence ATGAGTTTGTCTCGTATTCTTTATACGATACTTCTGTTTGTCGCTTCATGGTCTGCTTATTACCTGTTCGACAAAGAACAAACGGCTGACATCCAAGTAGCTCCTAATTTGGAACTACCGATGTTTAGCGGAATCAATTTAGATAACGTCTCTTACAACGAGAGTGGCGTAAGAAGTTATGTGATCACATCAACACATTTGGATCACTATGCCAAGAGTGGCAATACCATTTTTGATACTCCGATATTAAAAATCTATCGAGAAGGAAGCAATCAAGAGTGGGAGATCACAGCAAAGCGCGGTATTTTAGCTAAAGATAACGTCTTAACGCTGTATGATGACGTTATCGTGAAGAATTTACTCGACGATTCTGGTTTTGATAAGCTCACAACAACAAGAATGAGCATTCATCTCAAGAACCGTGATTTTTGGGCTGATAATCCAGTAGATTTGAACGGTCCGCAATTTGAAACAAATGGACAGGCGATGAAAGGTAACTTTGGTGACCATTCGGCTGTTCTTTATAACCATGTACAAGGTAGATATGAAACTCTCACACCTTAG